From a single Streptomyces misionensis genomic region:
- a CDS encoding amino acid permease — protein MFSSVAMALASAGPAYSLAATLGIIVARVGPQAPVVTMLAFVPMLLIAYAFRELNAGNADCGTTFTWATRAFGPRTGWMGGWGLIVANIIVMANLATVAGAYGYRLVGLRELGASRLWVTVAGIVWIGVLTGICYVGIHVSAVVQRWLLCLEVAVLLLFAVAALVRVYGDPPPTAIHVSASWFNPFEVSSARALTSGLLAGVFIYWGWDTAVSVNEETVDSTRVPGRAAVLSPMLLLVLYGLVATSAQAFAGVGSTGIGLGNADRSDDVLSGLGEAVFGSHDAGLLLARLLILMVLTSALASAQTTILPMARTVFSMAVHKAVPARFARVHRRFLTPTWATLGMGAASVALLVLLTSFSHHVLADTVDSVGLAIAFQYGLTGFACLWHHRKVLTRSPRDLICKGLMPGLGGLIMAALFLYAAFGVYARPGYGAGTVDLPLIGPTGGVTVLGLGALLVGFLLLPVVTRGHSAALKLQRSLLPGRLLPQTGCDTASRYLPADNGSGVGGDWYDVIPLSGARVGLVVGDVLGHGLPAAATMGRLRTGLRVLARLDLSPDEVLTRLDDLAEQSARERAPAPGHVPGRTPPPADESMVTCLYAVYDPVSGWCSMARAGGPPPVAVDGDTGVARGLDVPPGPPLGVGGLPYRTTELRLAPGTLLALYTGGLLQAADRQDAGVRRLADVLADRRVPLDQLCERAVGALLPGAVDEDATLLLARTRLLDRTRLAQWEPAADPAAVAALRGSVSKQLDDWGLAELAFTTELIVSELVTNAIRYVGGPIQVRLIRDRTLTCEVSDTGHTTPNLRHAASDDEGGRGLYIIAQMTHRWGTRYTPTGKVIWAEQSLPPPA, from the coding sequence ATGTTCTCCTCGGTCGCCATGGCGCTGGCGTCGGCCGGACCGGCGTACAGCCTCGCGGCCACGCTGGGGATCATCGTGGCGAGGGTCGGGCCGCAGGCGCCGGTCGTGACCATGCTGGCGTTCGTGCCGATGCTGCTGATCGCGTACGCCTTCCGGGAGCTGAACGCCGGCAACGCGGACTGCGGCACCACCTTCACCTGGGCGACCAGGGCCTTCGGGCCGCGCACCGGGTGGATGGGCGGGTGGGGGCTGATCGTCGCCAACATCATCGTCATGGCGAACCTGGCCACGGTCGCCGGTGCCTACGGATACCGGCTGGTGGGCCTGCGGGAACTCGGCGCGAGCCGGCTGTGGGTCACCGTCGCCGGGATCGTGTGGATCGGTGTGCTCACCGGGATCTGCTACGTCGGCATCCACGTCTCCGCCGTCGTACAGCGCTGGCTGCTGTGCCTGGAGGTCGCCGTGCTGCTGCTGTTCGCCGTCGCCGCACTGGTGCGGGTGTACGGTGATCCGCCGCCGACCGCGATCCATGTCTCCGCCTCCTGGTTCAACCCCTTCGAGGTGTCCTCCGCCCGCGCCCTGACCTCGGGGCTGCTCGCGGGCGTCTTCATCTACTGGGGCTGGGACACCGCCGTGTCGGTCAACGAGGAGACCGTGGACAGCACCCGCGTCCCCGGGCGCGCCGCGGTCCTGTCCCCCATGCTGCTGCTGGTCCTGTACGGGCTGGTCGCCACCTCGGCGCAGGCGTTCGCGGGCGTCGGTTCCACCGGCATCGGGCTCGGCAACGCGGACCGTTCGGACGATGTGCTCTCGGGGCTCGGCGAGGCCGTCTTCGGCAGTCACGACGCGGGGCTGCTGCTGGCCCGGCTGCTGATTTTGATGGTGCTGACCTCGGCGCTGGCCTCCGCACAGACCACCATCCTGCCGATGGCCAGGACCGTTTTCTCGATGGCGGTGCACAAGGCGGTGCCGGCCCGGTTCGCGCGGGTGCACCGCCGGTTCCTCACCCCCACCTGGGCCACGCTCGGCATGGGCGCCGCCTCCGTCGCGCTGCTGGTGCTGCTGACGTCGTTCAGTCACCACGTGCTCGCCGACACGGTCGACTCGGTGGGCCTCGCGATCGCGTTCCAGTACGGGCTGACCGGGTTCGCCTGCCTCTGGCACCACCGCAAGGTCCTCACCCGCAGCCCCCGGGACCTGATCTGCAAGGGCCTGATGCCGGGGCTCGGCGGGCTGATCATGGCCGCGCTGTTCCTGTACGCCGCCTTCGGCGTGTACGCCCGGCCGGGATACGGCGCCGGCACCGTCGACCTGCCGCTGATCGGGCCGACCGGCGGGGTGACCGTCCTCGGGCTCGGCGCGCTGCTGGTCGGCTTCCTGCTGCTGCCGGTGGTCACCCGGGGCCACAGCGCAGCCCTCAAGCTCCAGCGCAGCCTGCTGCCGGGCAGGCTGCTGCCGCAGACGGGCTGCGACACGGCGAGCCGCTATCTGCCCGCCGACAACGGCTCGGGGGTGGGCGGCGACTGGTACGACGTGATCCCGCTGTCCGGCGCCCGGGTGGGGCTGGTCGTCGGGGACGTGCTCGGGCACGGGCTGCCCGCCGCCGCCACCATGGGCCGGCTGCGCACCGGCCTGCGGGTCCTCGCCCGGCTCGACCTGTCCCCGGACGAGGTCCTCACCCGGCTGGACGACCTCGCCGAGCAGAGCGCACGCGAACGCGCCCCCGCGCCGGGGCACGTCCCGGGCCGCACCCCGCCGCCCGCCGACGAGTCCATGGTGACCTGCCTGTACGCGGTGTACGACCCCGTCTCCGGCTGGTGCAGCATGGCGCGGGCGGGCGGTCCGCCGCCGGTGGCCGTGGACGGGGACACGGGGGTGGCCCGGGGCCTCGACGTGCCGCCGGGGCCGCCGCTCGGCGTCGGCGGCCTGCCGTACCGGACCACCGAGCTGCGGCTCGCCCCGGGCACCCTGCTGGCCCTGTACACCGGCGGCCTGCTCCAGGCGGCCGACCGGCAGGACGCGGGGGTACGGCGGCTCGCCGACGTCCTCGCCGACCGGCGGGTGCCGCTGGACCAGTTGTGCGAGCGGGCGGTGGGCGCCCTGCTGCCGGGGGCGGTGGACGAGGACGCGACGCTGCTCCTGGCCCGTACCCGGCTGCTCGACCGCACCCGGCTCGCCCAGTGGGAGCCGGCCGCCGATCCCGCCGCGGTGGCCGCGCTGCGCGGCAGTGTGAGCAAGCAGCTGGACGACTGGGGCCTGGCCGAGCTGGCGTTCACCACCGAGCTCATCGTCAGCGAACTCGTCACCAACGCCATCCGTTACGTCGGCGGCCCCATCCAGGTGCGCCTGATCCGCGACCGCACCCTGACCTGCGAGGTCTCCGACACCGGGCACACCACCCCGAACCTGCGGCACGCGGCGAGCGACGACGAGGGGGGCCGGGGGCTGTACATCATCGCCCAGATGACCCACCGCTGGGGCACCCGCTACACGCCCACCGGCAAGGTCATCTGGGCCGAGCAGTCGCTGCCGCCGCCCGCATAG
- a CDS encoding MFS transporter — translation MPSYRSLFRTPEFTPLFLGTAAQTAAQTVGGLALGTLVYRATGSPLLSAVSMFGPSLAQVLGATVLLSGADRLPPRTALSAIALVFAAGTALQALPGLPVGAVFALLLVLGLVASLGGGVRWGLLNEILTKDGYLPGRSLFNMMGGLTQIAGFATGGALLAALSPRVCLLLSAALYLAAAAVQRLGLSARPPRTAGRPSAAATWRANTELWSSRSRRLTYLGLWIPNGLVVGCESLYVSYAPHAAGTLFACGAFGMFAGDVTVGRLLPPRVRRGLATPLLLVLAVPYLAFGAHPSPPVAAVCVTIASVGFGASLVQQELLMELTPGELAGQALGLHSSGMLTMQGVSAALAGAVAQLTSPATGMAVMAAGSVCVTLALAAAGRRTRLDAPMRAAAATARPR, via the coding sequence ATGCCCAGCTACAGATCCCTGTTCCGCACCCCGGAGTTCACCCCGCTCTTCCTCGGTACGGCCGCGCAGACTGCCGCCCAGACCGTCGGCGGGCTCGCCCTCGGCACCCTCGTCTACCGGGCCACCGGCTCCCCGCTGCTGTCGGCGGTGAGCATGTTCGGCCCCTCGCTCGCCCAAGTCCTCGGCGCCACCGTCCTGTTGTCCGGCGCCGACCGGCTGCCGCCGCGTACGGCCCTGTCGGCGATCGCGCTCGTCTTCGCGGCCGGCACGGCGCTCCAGGCGCTGCCGGGACTGCCGGTCGGCGCGGTCTTCGCGCTGCTGCTGGTGCTGGGCCTGGTGGCCTCGCTGGGCGGCGGGGTCCGCTGGGGACTGCTCAACGAGATCCTCACCAAGGACGGCTATCTGCCCGGGCGTTCGCTGTTCAACATGATGGGCGGCCTGACGCAGATCGCCGGGTTCGCCACCGGCGGCGCGCTGCTGGCCGCGCTTTCGCCCCGCGTGTGCCTCCTCCTGTCGGCGGCCCTGTACCTGGCGGCGGCGGCCGTCCAGCGCCTCGGCCTCTCCGCCCGCCCGCCCCGCACCGCGGGCCGCCCGTCCGCCGCGGCCACCTGGCGCGCCAACACCGAGCTGTGGTCGTCCCGTTCGCGCCGCCTCACCTATCTGGGCCTGTGGATTCCCAACGGCCTGGTGGTCGGCTGCGAGTCCCTGTACGTGTCGTACGCCCCGCACGCCGCCGGGACCCTGTTCGCCTGCGGGGCGTTCGGGATGTTCGCCGGGGACGTGACGGTGGGCCGGCTGCTGCCGCCCCGGGTGCGGCGCGGGCTCGCCACGCCGCTGCTGCTCGTCCTCGCGGTGCCGTACCTGGCGTTCGGCGCGCACCCCTCGCCGCCGGTCGCGGCGGTGTGCGTGACCATCGCCTCCGTCGGCTTCGGCGCGAGCCTCGTGCAGCAGGAGCTGCTGATGGAGCTGACCCCGGGCGAACTCGCCGGGCAGGCACTCGGGCTGCACTCCTCCGGGATGCTGACCATGCAGGGCGTGAGCGCGGCCCTGGCCGGCGCGGTGGCGCAGCTGACCTCGCCCGCCACCGGGATGGCGGTGATGGCGGCGGGCTCGGTGTGCGTGACACTGGCGCTGGCCGCGGCGGGCCGCCGTACCCGCCTGGACGCGCCTATGCGGGCGGCGGCAGCGACTGCTCGGCCCAGATGA
- a CDS encoding winged helix-turn-helix domain-containing protein: MGWWQLNADTLARSRFVISPLAETFARLKLLHAGDAAHPGEREWLREHLPGYRALLAAEPVTGRLVRAGLGREWIADFLTPTPRAGEEFAREVARVRSVAPELARAHLRTALAGPLPAALDRDDLPERAAALLEWVWEETVRPCWARQRRVLEADVLARTAQAGRAGWASVLDSLRPGRTRWLGQNRFQINPHEYPPREISGAEMVFVPVTPQRHGWVSWDDGERYAVIYPCAGVLAGTGDRAVPAGLGALLGPARAGVLVLLDSPLTTTQLTALTGQGLGSVGRHLKVLREAGLVTRRRAGRAVLYGRTAAGDVLVDAAASGAGRIPSRP, translated from the coding sequence GTGGGCTGGTGGCAACTCAACGCGGACACGCTCGCGCGCAGCAGGTTCGTCATCTCGCCGCTCGCGGAGACGTTCGCGCGGCTGAAGCTGCTGCACGCGGGCGACGCGGCTCATCCCGGGGAGCGGGAGTGGCTGCGCGAGCACCTGCCCGGCTACCGCGCCCTGCTGGCGGCCGAGCCGGTGACGGGCCGGCTGGTGCGGGCGGGGCTGGGCCGGGAGTGGATCGCGGACTTCCTGACGCCGACGCCGCGCGCGGGCGAGGAGTTCGCGCGCGAGGTGGCCCGGGTGCGTTCGGTCGCGCCGGAGCTGGCCCGGGCGCATCTGCGGACCGCCCTCGCCGGGCCGCTGCCCGCCGCGCTGGACCGCGACGACCTGCCCGAGCGGGCGGCCGCCCTGCTGGAGTGGGTGTGGGAGGAGACCGTACGGCCGTGCTGGGCGCGGCAGCGGCGGGTGCTGGAGGCGGACGTGCTGGCGCGGACGGCGCAGGCCGGCCGGGCCGGCTGGGCGAGCGTGCTGGACTCGCTGCGGCCGGGCCGCACCCGGTGGCTCGGGCAGAACCGGTTCCAGATCAATCCGCACGAATACCCGCCCCGCGAGATATCCGGCGCCGAGATGGTCTTCGTCCCGGTGACCCCGCAGCGGCACGGCTGGGTGTCCTGGGACGACGGCGAGCGGTACGCGGTGATCTACCCCTGCGCCGGGGTGCTCGCCGGCACCGGCGACCGGGCCGTCCCGGCGGGCCTCGGCGCGCTCCTCGGGCCGGCCCGCGCGGGCGTCCTGGTGCTCCTCGACTCCCCGCTGACCACCACCCAGCTGACGGCGTTGACCGGGCAGGGGCTGGGCTCGGTGGGCCGCCATCTGAAGGTGCTGCGCGAGGCGGGGCTGGTGACGCGGCGGCGGGCCGGGCGGGCGGTGCTGTACGGCCGTACGGCGGCGGGGGACGTGCTGGTGGACGCCGCCGCTTCGGGCGCGGGGCGCATACCATCACGCCCATGA
- a CDS encoding glutathione peroxidase — protein MTTADHTVLDVEIGALTGGAANLPQYAGKAVLIVNVASKCGLTPQYTGLEKLQERYAERGFTVLGVPCNQFLGQEPGTAEEIAEFCSATYGVTFPLTEKVEVNGEGRHPLYQRLVGFADAEGHSGDIRWNFEKFLIGRDGEVVARFSPQTEPESAEVVAAIEAQLG, from the coding sequence ATGACGACTGCTGACCACACCGTGCTCGATGTCGAGATCGGCGCCCTCACCGGCGGCGCCGCGAACCTGCCGCAGTACGCGGGCAAGGCCGTGCTGATCGTGAACGTGGCCTCCAAGTGCGGCCTGACCCCGCAGTACACCGGCCTGGAGAAGCTCCAGGAGCGGTACGCCGAACGCGGCTTCACCGTGCTCGGCGTGCCGTGCAACCAGTTCCTCGGGCAGGAGCCCGGCACGGCCGAGGAGATCGCCGAGTTCTGTTCGGCGACGTACGGCGTGACCTTCCCGCTCACCGAGAAGGTGGAGGTGAACGGCGAGGGCCGGCACCCGCTGTACCAGCGCCTCGTCGGCTTCGCGGACGCCGAGGGCCACAGCGGCGACATCCGCTGGAACTTCGAGAAGTTCCTGATCGGCCGGGACGGCGAGGTCGTCGCCCGGTTCTCGCCGCAGACCGAGCCGGAGTCGGCGGAGGTCGTCGCCGCGATCGAGGCGCAGCTCGGCTGA
- a CDS encoding MerR family transcriptional regulator: protein MHEEPLTIGAFAARARLSAKALRLYDRLGLLAPAYVDEASGYRYYRADQVERARLVALLRQLDMPLARIAEVVGAEGAEAAGLLAAYWADVESRVAGQRTLVEYLRGRLSGRSSEMYGKFVIETVDVPAQVVITETRHTLADELPAWIGASLGRLEAAARECGGVAGAPFVVYHAEVSMESDGPAETCVPVADEAAARAWVERRGRARETRVRVEPAARLAYTRITKAQVAHPQILAAFEAVEEWLAREGLETAGSCREVYFADWAAAGPEDPVCDVAFPVRAR, encoded by the coding sequence GTGCACGAGGAACCGCTCACCATCGGTGCGTTCGCCGCGCGGGCCCGGCTGTCCGCGAAGGCCCTGCGGCTGTACGACCGGCTCGGTCTGCTCGCCCCGGCGTACGTCGACGAGGCGAGCGGCTACCGCTACTACCGCGCCGACCAGGTCGAACGCGCGCGGCTGGTAGCCCTGTTGCGGCAGCTGGACATGCCGCTGGCCCGGATCGCCGAGGTGGTCGGGGCCGAGGGCGCCGAGGCGGCCGGGCTGCTGGCCGCCTACTGGGCGGACGTGGAGTCCCGGGTGGCCGGGCAGCGGACCCTCGTCGAGTACCTCCGTGGACGACTGTCGGGGAGGAGCTCCGAGATGTACGGGAAGTTCGTGATCGAGACGGTGGACGTGCCGGCGCAGGTGGTGATCACCGAGACGCGGCACACGCTGGCGGACGAGCTGCCGGCCTGGATCGGCGCCTCGCTGGGCCGGCTGGAGGCGGCCGCCCGGGAGTGCGGGGGTGTCGCCGGGGCGCCGTTCGTCGTCTACCACGCCGAGGTGTCGATGGAGAGCGACGGGCCCGCCGAGACCTGTGTGCCGGTGGCCGACGAGGCGGCGGCGCGGGCCTGGGTGGAGCGGCGGGGCCGGGCCCGGGAGACCCGGGTGCGGGTGGAGCCGGCGGCCCGGCTGGCGTACACCCGGATCACCAAGGCGCAGGTGGCGCATCCGCAGATCCTCGCCGCGTTCGAGGCGGTCGAGGAGTGGCTGGCCCGGGAGGGCCTGGAGACGGCCGGCTCCTGCCGCGAGGTCTACTTCGCGGACTGGGCGGCGGCGGGACCCGAGGACCCGGTGTGTGACGTGGCGTTCCCGGTGCGGGCCCGCTGA
- a CDS encoding DUF397 domain-containing protein, producing the protein MALIQGASETWMKSSYSAGNGACVEVKSPATAELAVRDSKVTEGPVLAFPADAWNAFVASVKA; encoded by the coding sequence ATGGCATTGATTCAGGGCGCTTCCGAGACGTGGATGAAGTCCTCCTACTCCGCGGGCAACGGCGCCTGCGTGGAGGTCAAGTCGCCCGCCACGGCCGAGCTCGCCGTCCGCGACTCCAAGGTCACCGAGGGCCCGGTCCTGGCCTTCCCCGCCGACGCGTGGAACGCCTTCGTGGCCTCGGTGAAGGCGTAA
- a CDS encoding helix-turn-helix domain-containing protein produces MASNVNPTVRRRRLGQELRRLREQKGMTAEEVAERLLVSQSKISRLENGRRSISQRDVRDLCGVYEVEDQRIVDSLMEMARDSRQQGWWHTFGDIPYSVYIGLETDAESLRVYEPQIVTGLLQTPAYAEALVRGALPETSSAEIEKRVRVRMRRQDRIKDPANPLRLWVVLDEAALHRVVGSRLVMREQLERLLELADLPHVTVQVLPFEVGAHPGLNGQYAILEFTDTADSSGVYLEGVTSDLYLEKAQDVQKYAVMYEHLRAQSLNVEASRQLIDRMAKEYAQ; encoded by the coding sequence GTGGCGTCCAATGTCAATCCCACCGTCAGGCGGCGCCGGCTGGGCCAGGAGCTGCGCAGACTGCGCGAGCAGAAGGGCATGACGGCCGAGGAGGTCGCCGAGCGCCTGCTCGTGTCGCAGTCGAAGATCAGCCGCCTGGAGAACGGCCGCCGCAGCATCAGCCAGCGCGACGTGCGCGATCTGTGCGGGGTCTACGAGGTCGAGGACCAGCGGATCGTCGACTCGCTGATGGAGATGGCCCGGGACTCCCGGCAGCAGGGCTGGTGGCACACCTTCGGGGACATCCCGTACAGCGTCTACATCGGCCTGGAGACCGACGCCGAGTCGCTGCGGGTCTACGAACCCCAGATCGTGACCGGCCTGTTGCAGACCCCGGCCTACGCCGAGGCGCTGGTGCGCGGCGCGCTGCCGGAGACGTCGAGCGCGGAGATCGAGAAGCGCGTCCGGGTGCGCATGCGCCGCCAGGACCGGATCAAGGACCCCGCCAACCCGCTGCGCCTGTGGGTGGTGCTGGACGAGGCGGCGCTGCACCGGGTCGTCGGCAGCAGGCTGGTGATGCGCGAACAGCTGGAGCGGCTGCTGGAACTGGCGGACCTGCCCCATGTCACCGTGCAGGTGCTGCCGTTCGAGGTGGGCGCCCACCCGGGACTCAACGGCCAGTACGCGATCTTGGAGTTCACCGACACGGCCGACTCCAGCGGGGTCTACCTGGAGGGCGTCACCAGCGACCTCTATCTGGAGAAGGCGCAGGACGTGCAGAAGTACGCGGTGATGTACGAGCACCTGCGGGCGCAGTCCCTCAACGTGGAGGCGTCCCGGCAGCTCATCGACAGGATGGCGAAGGAGTACGCGCAGTAG
- a CDS encoding GOLPH3/VPS74 family protein: MGRSRRTLPEELLLLALDPATGTTAQPQSLDLGLAGAQLVELALAGRIAPDGDRIAVVVPRPTGDPTLDCALELLRRRGAPVRAVHWIGGPRLGLRQTYLSHLERCGMVAAVPGQMCGVLPTTRYQATDTAISREIRARLDSAIRTGVPPDPRTAALAALAHAVGLGKHLYPGNEGRSSRSRLRDLIRHDPMGGLVAHAVMDVQNGAAAPPRRGPVAPGRPAAPGARSAPEPAHGVPMQPRHGSMARAVAH, translated from the coding sequence ATGGGCAGGAGCCGCAGAACACTTCCGGAGGAGCTTCTGCTGCTGGCACTGGACCCGGCCACGGGTACCACTGCGCAGCCGCAGTCGCTCGACCTCGGTCTGGCCGGTGCACAGCTAGTGGAGCTGGCGCTGGCCGGACGGATAGCCCCAGACGGGGATCGTATCGCCGTGGTGGTGCCACGGCCGACAGGAGATCCAACTCTGGACTGCGCGTTGGAGTTGCTGCGAAGGCGCGGCGCTCCGGTACGCGCCGTCCACTGGATCGGCGGGCCCCGGCTGGGGCTGCGCCAGACGTACCTCTCGCACCTGGAGCGGTGCGGCATGGTCGCCGCCGTGCCCGGCCAGATGTGCGGGGTGCTGCCGACGACGCGGTACCAGGCGACCGACACCGCCATCAGCCGGGAGATCCGTGCCCGGCTGGACTCCGCGATCCGCACCGGCGTACCGCCGGACCCGCGGACCGCGGCGCTCGCCGCCCTGGCGCACGCCGTCGGGCTGGGCAAGCACCTGTACCCGGGGAACGAGGGCCGATCGTCCCGCTCCCGGCTGCGGGACCTGATCCGGCACGACCCGATGGGCGGGCTCGTCGCGCACGCCGTGATGGACGTGCAGAACGGCGCGGCCGCGCCGCCGCGCCGCGGCCCGGTCGCACCGGGCCGGCCGGCCGCGCCCGGTGCCCGCTCCGCGCCCGAACCCGCGCACGGGGTGCCGATGCAGCCGCGCCACGGTTCCATGGCGCGCGCCGTGGCGCACTGA
- a CDS encoding D-alanyl-D-alanine carboxypeptidase, giving the protein MEEASVAGESPDRSKQRQSSAGATSGSAGSVPEARDPRLAVAREAGEAREKDSSNGSADTATKILSVRAAEPLEEDTALNRAVSSWVRDADGAGEDAGAGAQGADEAEASGKDADEAAAKDADEAAEDGKGSGKDTDGPQEAEGAAQAGAGAEDDDAEADAGQKGATAPSAGAAKDADAASEEDAGDESGAEAEAGAEAESKDATDSKDAKDPKDAKDAKDAKPVGGQEAEHGDGKAAEADAAGTAEDDDADVKASTDADADADAKNDAAKAGADADTAADTKSGAKSGAQDDDADAGAEASPAEAEDDADSDGDGDDDGGKEPQKPAAGGAGAKQAEAAAKAAPAPAAGVDQPTTAFKAVKPKPGQVDQPTTMLKVGGKDRPAETDAERTSKFVALRDDVKAKAKPADEKTTAVPQVGPERTTQQPLPPKPPLDLLAELTNTPPPPETPVRTLLRRVKIWTPLVLLLVIIFAVVQTLRPLPSPTLALTGKDSYTFDGGRVNLPWPNEGQGWMDVDGLGTMGDFGKQTPVAIGSVAKTMTAYIILRDHPLKPGQEGPKIKVDPTAEKEGGYNKSGESTLNTVKAGDSLTEKQALSAVMIPSANNIARLLARWDAGSEAAFVKKMNATAKELGMTGTTYTDPSGLKETTVSTAHDQVRLGRAVVKQPALVAITSAASWTDPTGHNWPNYNSLPYWVGAIGIKTGTTTAAGGNLLFAARKKVGGQTVTVVGAILGQHKPSILDTVNEVSKTALLGAEHALTSAQILKKGDVVGYVDDRLGGHTPIVVTRDVTAVGWSGLKVNLSFSSGTVPHTAKAGTEVGTLTVGDGTTAGVKVPVALARDLTEPGFGAKLTRLS; this is encoded by the coding sequence ATGGAGGAGGCATCGGTGGCGGGCGAGTCCCCCGACAGGTCGAAGCAGCGTCAGTCGTCGGCAGGAGCGACGTCGGGGAGCGCGGGTTCGGTTCCCGAGGCGCGTGATCCGCGCCTCGCGGTCGCCCGGGAAGCCGGAGAAGCCCGAGAAAAGGATTCCTCGAACGGCAGCGCGGACACCGCGACGAAGATCCTCTCGGTCCGCGCCGCCGAGCCGCTCGAAGAGGACACCGCGCTGAACCGCGCGGTCTCCTCGTGGGTCCGGGACGCGGACGGGGCCGGGGAGGACGCGGGCGCGGGCGCGCAGGGCGCGGACGAGGCGGAAGCGTCCGGGAAGGACGCGGACGAGGCTGCCGCCAAGGACGCGGACGAGGCCGCGGAGGACGGGAAGGGGTCCGGGAAGGACACCGACGGGCCCCAGGAAGCCGAGGGTGCGGCGCAGGCGGGCGCCGGGGCCGAGGACGACGACGCGGAGGCGGACGCCGGCCAGAAGGGCGCGACGGCTCCGAGTGCCGGGGCCGCGAAGGACGCTGACGCCGCGTCGGAGGAGGACGCGGGCGACGAGTCCGGCGCGGAGGCCGAGGCCGGGGCCGAGGCGGAGTCCAAGGACGCGACGGACTCGAAGGACGCGAAGGACCCGAAGGACGCGAAGGACGCGAAGGACGCGAAGCCCGTCGGTGGCCAGGAGGCCGAGCACGGCGACGGGAAGGCGGCAGAGGCGGACGCGGCGGGCACTGCCGAGGACGACGACGCGGACGTGAAGGCGAGCACCGACGCCGACGCCGACGCCGACGCGAAGAACGACGCCGCGAAGGCCGGCGCGGACGCGGACACCGCCGCCGACACCAAGAGCGGCGCCAAGAGCGGCGCCCAGGACGACGACGCGGACGCGGGCGCCGAGGCGAGCCCCGCCGAGGCCGAGGACGACGCCGACTCCGACGGTGACGGCGACGACGACGGCGGCAAGGAGCCGCAGAAGCCGGCCGCGGGCGGTGCGGGCGCGAAGCAGGCCGAGGCCGCCGCCAAGGCCGCGCCCGCCCCCGCCGCGGGCGTCGACCAGCCGACCACCGCCTTCAAGGCCGTCAAGCCGAAGCCGGGCCAGGTCGACCAGCCCACCACCATGCTCAAGGTCGGCGGCAAGGACCGGCCCGCCGAGACCGACGCCGAGCGCACCAGCAAGTTCGTCGCGCTGAGGGACGACGTCAAGGCGAAGGCGAAGCCCGCCGACGAGAAGACCACCGCCGTCCCCCAGGTCGGCCCCGAGCGCACCACCCAGCAGCCGCTGCCCCCGAAGCCGCCGCTGGACCTCCTCGCCGAGCTGACCAACACGCCGCCGCCTCCGGAGACCCCGGTCCGCACCCTCCTGCGGAGGGTCAAGATCTGGACCCCGCTGGTGCTGCTGCTGGTGATCATCTTCGCGGTCGTACAGACCCTGCGCCCGCTCCCGTCCCCGACCCTCGCGCTCACCGGGAAGGACAGCTACACCTTCGACGGCGGCCGGGTGAACCTGCCGTGGCCGAACGAGGGCCAGGGCTGGATGGACGTGGACGGCCTCGGCACCATGGGCGACTTCGGCAAGCAGACGCCCGTCGCCATCGGCTCGGTCGCCAAGACCATGACCGCGTACATCATCCTGCGCGACCACCCGCTCAAGCCGGGCCAGGAGGGCCCGAAGATCAAGGTGGACCCGACGGCGGAGAAGGAGGGCGGCTACAACAAGAGCGGCGAGTCCACCCTCAACACCGTCAAGGCCGGTGACTCCCTCACCGAGAAGCAGGCCCTGTCGGCCGTCATGATCCCCTCCGCCAACAACATCGCCCGGCTGCTGGCCCGCTGGGACGCGGGCTCGGAGGCGGCGTTCGTGAAGAAGATGAACGCCACCGCCAAGGAGCTGGGGATGACCGGTACGACGTACACCGACCCCTCGGGCCTGAAGGAGACCACCGTCTCCACCGCCCACGACCAGGTGCGGCTCGGCCGCGCGGTGGTCAAGCAGCCGGCCCTGGTCGCCATCACCAGCGCCGCCAGCTGGACCGACCCGACCGGTCACAACTGGCCGAACTACAACTCGCTGCCCTACTGGGTCGGCGCGATCGGCATCAAGACCGGCACCACCACCGCGGCCGGCGGCAACCTGCTGTTCGCCGCCCGCAAGAAGGTCGGCGGGCAGACGGTCACCGTCGTCGGCGCGATCCTCGGCCAGCACAAGCCCTCGATCCTGGACACGGTCAACGAGGTCAGCAAGACGGCGCTGCTGGGCGCCGAGCACGCGCTGACCTCGGCGCAGATCCTGAAGAAGGGCGACGTGGTCGGCTACGTGGACGACCGGCTCGGCGGCCACACCCCGATCGTGGTCACCCGGGACGTCACCGCGGTCGGCTGGTCCGGCCTGAAGGTCAACCTGTCCTTCAGCTCCGGCACCGTCCCGCACACGGCGAAGGCCGGCACCGAGGTCGGCACGCTCACCGTGGGCGACGGCACGACGGCCGGGGTGAAGGTCCCGGTGGCCCTCGCCCGGGACCTGACCGAGCCGGGCTTCGGCGCGAAGCTCACCCGTCTGAGCTGA